The following proteins come from a genomic window of Corallococcus sp. NCRR:
- a CDS encoding bifunctional aspartate transaminase/aspartate 4-decarboxylase: MTEQTPEAPGAPSERKLHKLSPFELKDELLQVADEAVKTREAVMLNAGRGNPNWIATTPREAFFLLGQFALAESRRAWDVPEVGLAGMPRSPGIARRLQDFLEASDDEPAVELLRGALTYGVHTLGFNPDRFVWELTDAVIGDNYPVPDRMLAHGERIVQEYLAQELFTGRPPSGRFDLFAVEGGTAAMTYLFHSLMANGLLRKGDTIALGAPIFTPYLEIPRLEEFSLRTVDIFQSATTKDGLHTWQYPDAELRKLEDPRVKAFFVVNPSNPGAVAMRKESVHKLVELVRKRRPDLLIITDDVYGTFVNGFRSLAADLPRNTLLVYSYSKHFGCTGWRLGVVALHEDNILDEALAKQPASERARLEARYGAISMHPGRLKFIDRMVADSRAVALNHTAGLSLPQQLQMTLFSLFALLDKDGAYKKYCQRICQDRLRDLFEGLDIPLLEDPLRTAYYQTLDLEAWCREHIGEDFVRFIEDHHDPLELVFTLARRYGVVLLNGSGFDGPPWSARVSLANLEDDAYPRIGRELRDEVLRALDAWKKARGEPPPGATH; the protein is encoded by the coding sequence TGAAGGACGAGCTCCTTCAGGTCGCGGACGAGGCCGTGAAGACCCGCGAGGCCGTGATGCTCAACGCGGGCCGGGGCAACCCCAACTGGATCGCCACCACGCCGCGCGAGGCCTTCTTCCTCCTGGGCCAGTTCGCGCTCGCGGAGAGCCGGCGGGCGTGGGACGTCCCCGAGGTGGGGCTCGCGGGCATGCCCCGCTCCCCGGGCATCGCCCGGCGCCTGCAAGACTTCCTGGAGGCGAGCGATGACGAGCCCGCCGTGGAGTTGTTGCGCGGCGCGCTGACGTACGGGGTGCACACGCTGGGCTTCAACCCGGACCGGTTCGTCTGGGAGCTCACGGACGCCGTCATTGGAGACAACTATCCGGTGCCGGACCGGATGCTCGCCCACGGTGAGCGCATCGTGCAGGAGTACCTGGCGCAGGAGCTGTTCACGGGGCGGCCGCCCTCCGGCCGCTTCGACCTGTTCGCGGTGGAGGGTGGCACCGCCGCGATGACCTACCTCTTCCACTCGCTGATGGCGAACGGCCTCTTGCGAAAGGGAGACACCATCGCGCTGGGCGCGCCCATCTTCACGCCCTACCTGGAGATTCCGCGCCTGGAGGAGTTCAGCCTGCGCACGGTGGACATCTTTCAGAGCGCCACCACGAAGGACGGCCTTCACACCTGGCAGTACCCGGACGCGGAGCTGCGCAAGCTGGAGGACCCGCGCGTCAAGGCGTTCTTCGTCGTCAACCCGTCCAACCCGGGCGCGGTGGCGATGCGCAAGGAGTCCGTCCACAAGCTGGTGGAGTTGGTGCGCAAGCGCCGGCCGGACCTGTTGATCATCACCGATGATGTCTACGGCACGTTCGTCAACGGCTTCCGCTCACTGGCCGCGGACCTGCCGCGCAACACGCTGCTGGTGTACTCGTACTCCAAGCACTTCGGCTGCACGGGCTGGCGGTTGGGCGTGGTGGCGCTCCACGAGGACAACATCCTGGATGAGGCGCTGGCGAAGCAGCCCGCGTCGGAGCGCGCACGGTTGGAGGCGCGGTATGGCGCCATCTCGATGCACCCGGGGCGGCTGAAGTTCATCGACCGGATGGTGGCGGACAGCCGGGCCGTGGCGTTGAACCACACCGCGGGCCTGTCACTGCCGCAGCAGCTCCAGATGACGTTGTTCTCGCTGTTCGCGTTGTTGGACAAGGACGGGGCCTACAAGAAGTACTGCCAGCGCATCTGCCAGGACCGGCTCCGGGACCTGTTCGAAGGCTTGGACATCCCGCTGCTCGAGGACCCGCTGCGCACGGCCTACTACCAGACGCTCGACCTGGAAGCCTGGTGCCGCGAGCACATTGGCGAGGACTTCGTCCGCTTCATCGAGGACCACCACGACCCGCTGGAGCTCGTCTTCACGCTGGCCCGGCGCTACGGCGTGGTGCTGCTCAATGGAAGCGGCTTCGACGGACCTCCCTGGTCGGCCCGTGTGTCATTGGCGAATCTGGAGGATGACGCGTATCCACGGATTGGCCGGGAACTCCGGGATGAAGTGCTTCGCGCCCTGGATGCGTGGAAGAAGGCCCGAGGCGAACCGCCTCCTGGCGCGACGCATTGA